The following proteins are co-located in the Bos indicus isolate NIAB-ARS_2022 breed Sahiwal x Tharparkar chromosome 8, NIAB-ARS_B.indTharparkar_mat_pri_1.0, whole genome shotgun sequence genome:
- the LOC109562674 gene encoding interferon beta-2 — protein MTHRCLLQMVLLLCFSTTALSRSYSLLRFQQRRSLAVCQKLLRQLPSTPQHCLEARMDFQMPEEMKQAQQFRKEDAILVIYEMLQQIFNILTRDFSSTGWSETIIEDLLEELYEQMNRLEPIQKEIMQKQNSTMGDTTVLHLRKYYFNLVQYLKFKEYNRCAWTVVRVQILRNFSFLTRLTGYLRD, from the coding sequence ATGACCCACCGGTGCCTCCTCCAGATGGTTCTCCTGCTGTGTTTCTCCACCACAGCTCTTTCCAGGAGCTACAGCTTGCTTCGATTCCAACAAAGGCGGAGCCTTGCGGTATGTCAGAAACTCCTGAGGCAGTTACCTTCAACTCCTCAACATTGCCTCGAGGCCAGGATGGACTTCCAGATGCCTGAGGAGATGAAGCAAGCACAGCAGTTCCGGAAGGAAGATGCCATATTGGTCATCTATGAGATGCTCCAGCAGATCTTCAATATTCTCAccagagacttctccagcactggCTGGTCTGAGACCATCATTGAGGACCTCCTTGAGGAACTCTATGAGCAGATGAATCGTCTGGAGCCAATCCAGAAGGAAATCATGCAGAAGCAAAACTCCACTATGGGAGACACGACTGTTCTTCACCTGAGGAAATATTACTTCAACCTCGTGCAGTACCTGAAGTTCAAGGAGTACAACAGGTGTGCCTGGACAGTTGTGCGAGTGCAAATACTCAGGAATTTTTCTTTCCTGACGAGACTAACAGGTTACCTCCGTGACTGA